From the genome of Mycobacterium kansasii ATCC 12478:
GTGACCGCCATCGTTGAGGCCGTGCTCGACATAGTCGACGTCGAGCAGGGCCAGCAGGGCATCGGCCTGGACATCCAGATCGCCGGTAGTGTGGGCCGACTGCAAGAGCACCCGCACATGTGTGCGGTGTACCAACGCCGCGGCGCCGTAGCGGGTGTGGCGAGTTCGACCAGCCTCCGACAGCAGCTCACGGTGGGCATGGACGAAGCAGATTCGCTCCCGGCCGAACGCGATCAGGCGATCCAAAGGCGGGGCGTCGGGGCCCAGCGGCGGCGGGCCGAACAGAAATGCCTGCTGGCTGGTTCGCTCGTCTTCATCGAGTAGCACCATCATCAGGCCGGCGCGACTGCCGAACCGGCGGAATAGCGTGCCCTTACCGACGCCGGCCGCGGCGGCAACGTCGTCCATCGTGATCGCGTCGGCGCCGCGCTGGGCGACCAGTCGGCGCGCCGCGTCCAGCAGCAGCGCGCGATTGCGCGCCGCGTCACCTCGTTCGTTTGGCGGCTCTTGCCGAGGCGGCGCACGTAGGTCACCGGGCCGCTCGACATCGCTCATTCCTGCACAGTAACGCGGACGGAAATAAATCGGACCATAGTCCGGTTCTGCCGTGCAACGAAAATCGTCCCAACGAAAGGAACGGGCAGTGCCAGAGATCAAGTCCGACGTCAAGGTCCTGGCGTTGGTGGGAAGCCTGCGGGCGGCGTCCATCAATCGCCAGATCGCCGAACTTGCGGTTGTCGTTGCACCCGGCGGCGTCAACGTCACCGTGTTCGAAGGGCTGGGGGAGTTGCCGTTCTACAACGAGGACCTTGATACGCCCGGCGACCTTCCCGGACCCGTGGTCGCGTTGCGGGAGGCCGCGGCTGACGCGGATGCGGCGCTGGTGGTCACGCCCGAATACAACGGCAGCATGCCTGCTGTCATCAAGAACGCGATTGACTGGCTATCTCGCCCGTTCGGCAACGGCGCATTGAAAGGCAAGCCCCTGGCGGTCATCGGCGGGTCGATGGGCCGATACGGTGGGGTGTGGGCCCACGACGAGACCCGCAAGTCGTTCGCAATCGCCGGTACGCGCGTGATCGACACGATCAAACTGTCGGTGCCGTTCCGATCTCTGGATGGCAACGCGCCCGCGGACAGTTCCGCGATATCGGCGAATCTGCGCGACATCGTCGGAAAGCTGGCCGCCGAAGTGCCCTGACCTGCTAGCGTCGACCTTAGCTGGTCACGCGAGACAACGGCGTGAGACCCGTGGCTCGGGTCTGGTTCTGAAATCGAATACTAGTTTGTACCAGGTTTTTTGACTGCAGCTTCGCATACCGTCGGCTGTGCAAGACCACAAGCGTCGGGCGTGTTGATCTTGCTCGCAGTTTGCTACTGTGGGGTCTTGGGTGACCGCCGTGTCGCGGAATCTCACCATCTGCACAAAGGCCTGTCGTAGGGTCTTGTGCACACAAACCGCGGCTCGGTAATCGCCGAGTTGTAGGGGACGCGGTGGATAGGAGTGGTTAGGAGACGTGGCCTTGACGTGTGCGGCCAGCAGAGCCGAGCGCGAAGGTTCGCGGATCTTGCCGCGTTATCGTCTGGTGGCTGCGCTGGCCTGTCTTGTCAACCGTAATCGCGCCACAAGAAGGTACCGCCTCACTAGTCTGGCTAGTAGGACGGTGTCGGTCGGCCATAGTCCGGGTGGTCAATGAATTTTGCAGTGCTACCGCCGGAGATCAACTCGGCGAGATTGTTCACTGGTGCGGGCTCCGCACCGGCACTGGCCGCGTCCACCGCCTGGGCAGGATTGGCCGCCGAGTTGCGCTCGGCGGCGGCCGCATTCTTATCGGCGACTTCCGGACTGGCGGGCAAGTTCTGGCAGGGACCGGCGGCGACGGCGATGACGGCCGCGGCCGCATCCTATGTCGGTTGGTTGAGTGCGGCAGGGGTGCATGCCGAGCAGGCGGCTGAGCTGGGTGAAGCAGCCGCGCAGGCGTTCGAGGTGGCGCGGTCGGTGACGGTACATCCAGGGCTGGTCGCTGCCAATCGCGACCGCCTGGTGTCGCTAGTGAGGTCGAACCTGTTCGGGCAGAACACGCCGGCCGTCGCGGCTGCTGAAGCTGAGTACGAGCAGATGTGGGCTCGGGATGTGGCTGCGATGTTGGATTACCATGCCGGGGCGTCGGCGGTTGCCTCCGCGCTGACGCCGTTCAGCCGGCACATCCCTGACCTGGCAGGCTTGTCTGGCCGGTTGGCCGGTCTCGACGCGGCCAACGTAAACGCCGCTACAGCCGCGGTCATAGGTTCCGCCAACAGCACGATTAACTTCAACCTGGGCTTTGCAAATATTGGCCGCGGAAATGTCGGGGCTGCAAATGAGGGCAATTTCAACTTAGGCTTCGGGAATATTGGTAGCGGCAATGTGGGTAGCGGCAATATTGGGAGCTTCAATGCGGGCTCGGGGAACGTCGGCAGTTACAATATCGGGCCCGGCAACCTGGGCAACTACAACGTAGGCCTGGGAAACCTCGGTAATTCCAGCCTAGGGGTGGGCAACGCGGGCAGCTTCAATGTCGGTTTTGCCAATGCCGGCAGTAACAACATCGGCTTTGCTAATACCGGCAACAACAATATTGGGATCGGGTTGACGGGTGACGGCCGGGTCGGTTTCGGCGGACTGAATTCGGGTAGCGACAATATCGGCCTGTTCAACTCCGGCACCGGAAATATTGGGTTCTTCAACTCCGGTACCGGCAACTTTGGCGTCGGGAATTCGGGCAGCTACAGCACCGGCATCGGTAACGCGGGCGGCACCAACACCGGCTTATTCAACACCGGCCTGGTCAATACCGGTTTCGGCAACGCAGGAAACTACAACTCGGGCGGATTCAATGCAGGCAGCACCAACACCGGCGGTTTTAACACCGGCGACTACAACACCGGTTATGTCAACGTTGGCGACTACAACACCGGTGCGGGAAACACCGGCGACGTCAACACCGGTGCATTCATCTCCGGTAACTACAGCAACGGCCTGTTCTGGCGCGGTGATTATCAGGGCACGGGCCTGTCTTACTCCATCACTATTCCGGCAATACCCGTCAACATTCAAGAAAGTTACACCCTAGACGTTCCATTTGAAGTCGACATTGGTCCGCAGACCATCCCGAGTTTTGTTATTCCTGAGCAAGCCGTTACGGTGCTGGGGCTTAACCTATTGTCGGTGGGCCCGATCACTTTCCCGGACATCCACATCACCGGCCCTGTTCTCTCTTTCGAAATTGGCCCGACCACGCTACGCCTCAATGCGACCGGCGCAATCGGTCCCATTAAAATCCCGATCATCGATATCCCCGCGACTCCGGGTTTTGGTAATTCTACCTCGAGTCCGTCGTCGGGCTTCTTCAATTCCGGTACAGGTAGTGTTTCGGGGTTCGGAAACTTTGGCGTTAACAGTTCGGGCTGGGTGAATCTCGGCTCCGGAAGTTCGGGTGTGCAGAATGTCGGTGCGCTGCAGTCGGGCCTGGCGAACCTCGGCGACACCGTCTCGGGTGCGTTCAACACCGGCCTGGCGATACCGGCTCGGGTCTCGGGTATCGGAAATGTGGGTAGTGATCTAGCCGGCCTGTTGCGTGGCTTCGGGAGTGCGGCCAGCTTCAACCTAGGTTTCGGAAACCTCGGTTACGCGAATATCGGCAGCGGCAATGTCGGGAGCTTCAATGCGGGCTCTGGGAACATTGGCGACTACAATATCGGCCCCGGCAACCTGGGCAACTACAACGTGGGTCTGGGGAACCTCGGTAATTCCAGCGTCGGCATCGGCAACGCCGGTGATTATAACGTTGGTATTGCTAATGCCGGCAGTAACAACTTTGGGTTGGCCAATACCGGCAGCAATAATTTCGGTATCGGGTTGACCGGTGATGGTCAGGTCGGGTTCGGCGGACTGAATTCGGGTAGCGGCAATATCGGGTTGTTCAACTCGGGTAGCGGCAATATCGGGTTGTTCAACTCCGGTACCGGCAACTTCGGTGTCGGGAATTCGGGCAGTTACAACACCGGCATCGGTAACGCTGGTGGGACCAATACGGGGTTGTTCAACGCCGGGTTGATCAATACGGGTATCGGCAACACCGGCAGCTACAGCTCGGGCGGATTCAACGCCGGCAGCACCAACACCGGCGGCTTTAACACGGGTGACTACAACACCGGTTATGCCAACGCTGGCGACTACAACACCGGTGTGGCAAACAGCGGCGATGTCAACACCGGAGCGTTCATTTCCGGCAGCTACAGCAACGGCCTGTTCTGGCGCGGCGACCACCAAGGCCTGATCGGCATCTCGTACGGCATCACCATCCCCGCAGTCCCAGCGCATATCGACGGTCGCATACCCGTAGCAATACCAATGACCATGAGTTCCAGCGACACAATCTTTCACGCTGTAACTATTCCCCAATTCCCCGCAAGCTTCCTCGGAGTCGCCCTCCATTCGCAGCCAGTCACAATCCCGGCTTTCACGATCACTGGACCTGCGGCGACGGCCATTCTGGGCGGGCCAATCGACGCATTGGTGATCCATACTGCCGGTGGGATCGGTCCCGCGAGGTTATCGTTTATCGATATTCCGGCGGCTCCGGGTTTTGGTAATTCGACTTCGAGTCCGTCGTCGGGTTTTTTCAATTCCGGTATGGGTAGTGTTTCGGGGTTCGGAAACTTTGGCGTTAACAGTTCGGGTTGGGTGAATTTCGGCTCCGGAAGTTCGGGTGTGCAGAATGTCGGTGCGCTGCAGTCGGGCCTGGCGAACCTCGGCGACACCGTCTCGGGTGCGTTCAACACGGGTCTGACCGTCCCGGCTCATGTCTCCGGTATCGGCAACGTGGGCAGTGATCTGGCGGGGTTGTTCCGGGACGACACGGGCGCCCTGAGGTTCAATGTCGGTCTGGGCAACGTCGGTGGCGGAAATGTGGGTAGCGGCAATGTTGGTAGCTTCAATGTCGGCTCGGGGAATATCGGTAACTACAACGTCGGGCCCGGGAATTTAGGTAACTACAACATCGGTCTGGCGAACCTGGGCCACTATAGCGTGGGCTTCGGGAATGCCGGCGATTTCAATGTTGGGTTTGCCAACACCGGCAGTAACAACTTCGGGTTGGCCAATACCGGCAGCAATAATTTCGGTATCGGGTTGACCGGTGATGGTCAGGTCGGGTTCGGCGGACTGAATTCGGGTAGCGGCAATATCGGGTTGTTCAACTCGGGTAGCGGCAATATCGGGTTGTTCAACTCCGGTACCGGCAACTTCGGTGTCGGGAATTCGGGCAGTTACAACACCGGCATCGGTAACGCTGGCGGGTCCAATACGGGGTTGTTCAACGCCGGGTTGATCAATACGGGTATCGGCAACACCGGCAGCTACAGCTCGGGCGGATTCAATGCCGGCAGCACCAACACCGGCGGCTTTAACACGGGTGACTACAACACCGGTTATGTCAACGCTGGCGACTACAACACCGGTGTGGCAAACAGCGGCGATGTCAACACCGGAGCGTTCATTTCCGGCAGCTACAGCAACGGCCTGTTCTGGCGCGGCGACCACCAAGGCCTGATCGGCATCTCGTACGCGCTCGTAGTCCCCGAAATCCCAATTCACGCCGGAATAAGTATCCCAGTAAACATACCGTTCGGCGGTGACGTCGGCGATATTAATATACCAAGTGTTACCATCCCCCAAATTCAGTTGAGGACATACTTTCTCGACATACTGTTCGGCGGCGTCGGGCCGATAACGACCCCCCCTGTCAGGATTTCCGGTCCTGAGGTCGCGGGCGTCCTCGGTGGTCCGATGACCTCGATAGACATCAATATCGATGCCGGCGTTGGCCCCGTTTATTTTTCGCTGATCGATATTCCGGCGGCTCCGGGTTTTGGTAATTCGACTTCGAGTCCGTCGTCGGGTTTTTTCAATTCCGGTACAGGTAGTGTTTCGGGGTTCGGAAACTTTGGCGTTAACAGTTCGGGTTGGGTGAATTTCGGCTCCGGAAGTTCGGGTGTGCAGAATGTCGGTGCGCTGCAGTCGGGCCTGGCGAACCTCGGCGACACCGTCTCGGGTGCGTTCAACACGGGTCTGACCGTCCCGGCTCATGTCTCCGGTATCGGCAACGTGGGCAGTGATCTGGCGGGGTTGTTCCGGGACGACACGGGCGCCCTGAGGTTCAATATCGGTCTGGGCAACGTCGGTGGCGGAAATGTGGGTAGCGGCAATGTTGGTAGCTTCAA
Proteins encoded in this window:
- a CDS encoding TetR/AcrR family transcriptional regulator: MSDVERPGDLRAPPRQEPPNERGDAARNRALLLDAARRLVAQRGADAITMDDVAAAAGVGKGTLFRRFGSRAGLMMVLLDEDERTSQQAFLFGPPPLGPDAPPLDRLIAFGRERICFVHAHRELLSEAGRTRHTRYGAAALVHRTHVRVLLQSAHTTGDLDVQADALLALLDVDYVEHGLNDGGHTLQTLGDAWESLARKLCGR
- a CDS encoding NAD(P)H-dependent oxidoreductase — its product is MPEIKSDVKVLALVGSLRAASINRQIAELAVVVAPGGVNVTVFEGLGELPFYNEDLDTPGDLPGPVVALREAAADADAALVVTPEYNGSMPAVIKNAIDWLSRPFGNGALKGKPLAVIGGSMGRYGGVWAHDETRKSFAIAGTRVIDTIKLSVPFRSLDGNAPADSSAISANLRDIVGKLAAEVP
- a CDS encoding PPE family protein, which encodes MNFAVLPPEINSARLFTGAGSAPALAASTAWAGLAAELRSAAAAFLSATSGLAGKFWQGPAATAMTAAAASYVGWLSAAGVHAEQAAELGEAAAQAFEVARSVTVHPGLVAANRDRLVSLVRSNLFGQNTPAVAAAEAEYEQMWARDVAAMLDYHAGASAVASALTPFSRHIPDLAGLSGRLAGLDAANVNAATAAVIGSANSTINFNLGFANIGRGNVGAANEGNFNLGFGNIGSGNVGSGNIGSFNAGSGNVGSYNIGPGNLGNYNVGLGNLGNSSLGVGNAGSFNVGFANAGSNNIGFANTGNNNIGIGLTGDGRVGFGGLNSGSDNIGLFNSGTGNIGFFNSGTGNFGVGNSGSYSTGIGNAGGTNTGLFNTGLVNTGFGNAGNYNSGGFNAGSTNTGGFNTGDYNTGYVNVGDYNTGAGNTGDVNTGAFISGNYSNGLFWRGDYQGTGLSYSITIPAIPVNIQESYTLDVPFEVDIGPQTIPSFVIPEQAVTVLGLNLLSVGPITFPDIHITGPVLSFEIGPTTLRLNATGAIGPIKIPIIDIPATPGFGNSTSSPSSGFFNSGTGSVSGFGNFGVNSSGWVNLGSGSSGVQNVGALQSGLANLGDTVSGAFNTGLAIPARVSGIGNVGSDLAGLLRGFGSAASFNLGFGNLGYANIGSGNVGSFNAGSGNIGDYNIGPGNLGNYNVGLGNLGNSSVGIGNAGDYNVGIANAGSNNFGLANTGSNNFGIGLTGDGQVGFGGLNSGSGNIGLFNSGSGNIGLFNSGTGNFGVGNSGSYNTGIGNAGGTNTGLFNAGLINTGIGNTGSYSSGGFNAGSTNTGGFNTGDYNTGYANAGDYNTGVANSGDVNTGAFISGSYSNGLFWRGDHQGLIGISYGITIPAVPAHIDGRIPVAIPMTMSSSDTIFHAVTIPQFPASFLGVALHSQPVTIPAFTITGPAATAILGGPIDALVIHTAGGIGPARLSFIDIPAAPGFGNSTSSPSSGFFNSGMGSVSGFGNFGVNSSGWVNFGSGSSGVQNVGALQSGLANLGDTVSGAFNTGLTVPAHVSGIGNVGSDLAGLFRDDTGALRFNVGLGNVGGGNVGSGNVGSFNVGSGNIGNYNVGPGNLGNYNIGLANLGHYSVGFGNAGDFNVGFANTGSNNFGLANTGSNNFGIGLTGDGQVGFGGLNSGSGNIGLFNSGSGNIGLFNSGTGNFGVGNSGSYNTGIGNAGGSNTGLFNAGLINTGIGNTGSYSSGGFNAGSTNTGGFNTGDYNTGYVNAGDYNTGVANSGDVNTGAFISGSYSNGLFWRGDHQGLIGISYALVVPEIPIHAGISIPVNIPFGGDVGDINIPSVTIPQIQLRTYFLDILFGGVGPITTPPVRISGPEVAGVLGGPMTSIDINIDAGVGPVYFSLIDIPAAPGFGNSTSSPSSGFFNSGTGSVSGFGNFGVNSSGWVNFGSGSSGVQNVGALQSGLANLGDTVSGAFNTGLTVPAHVSGIGNVGSDLAGLFRDDTGALRFNIGLGNVGGGNVGSGNVGSFNVGSGNIGNYNVGPGNLGNYNIGLANLGHYSVGFGNAGDFNVGFANTGSNNFGLANTGSNNFGIGLTGDGQVGFGGLNSGSGNIGLFNSGSGNIGLFNSGTGNFGVGNSGSYNTGIGNAGGTNTGLFNAGLINTGIGNTGSYSSGGFNAGSTNTGGFNTGDYNTGYVNAGDYNTGVANSGDVNTGAFISGSYSNGLFWRGDHQGLAGFSYGITIPEVPAHLEATIPVDIPFTATFGEVVIHQTTFPAFGFFTIAPPANGGFGPVVIPDITLTVPTMTLLMGGPGTVVGIKAAGTAGPVTFTFIDFPAAPGFGNSTTSPSSGFFNSGSGSVSGFGNVGTNNSGWLNLASGSSGVQNVGALQSGLLNLGNSLSGVYNTGLAIPAHVSGIGNVGSDLAGLFRGATGPVSFNVGLANDGFGNVGFGNVGLGNIGSGNVGNFNVGSGNIGNYNVGPGNLGNYNIGLANLGHYSIGFGNAGDFNVGFANAGNNNFGLANTGSNNFGIGLTGDGQVGFGGLNSGSGNIGLFNSGSGNIGLFNSGTANFGIGNAGSYNTGIGNAGGTNTGLFNAGLVNTGIGNTGNYNSGGFNAGSTNTGSFNPGDYNTGGLNLGNYNTGYLNPGNYNTGVANTGNVNTGAFISGNYSNGLFARGEHQGVTNLSYSIKVSPFPAHAVVDIPVHIPFTGEIGPITLNEFTIDSLPLEVFLPFAPFYILYDFGPVTVDATTYDPIILDFLWENTYHYDIGPRIFGPYEIPIVNFSGTGFGNSTTSPSSGFFNSGEGSTSGFFNSGAGSLSGIINVGANNSGFFNTGIENLGSSGFLNDGALQSGVVNVGNTISGLFNTSTLDQMVAANLSGIGNEGVDLSGFFHGGGMVNLGFANVGVSDVGNANIGDQNVGSGNIGSGNVGSGNIGFGNFGSGNSGSFNFGFGNLGNYNIGLGNLGDYNLGFGNLGHDSVGFGNAGSHNVGFANTGSNNFGFANTGSNNIGIGLTGDGQVGFGALNSGSGNIGLFNSGTGNIGFFNSGTGNFGIGNSGNYNTGIANAGGTNTGWFNAGIVNTGIGNTGNYNSGSFNAGSTNTGGFNAGSHNTGYLNPGNYNTGAANTGDVDTGAFISGSYSNGLFWQDDYQGLIDGSPGLFNSTTNPSSGLLNAGSGSDSGVGNRGTGNSGLLNYSSAISGNSGLLNFGALQSGIRNLGSTISGSGNTGVVTPAFISGVANVGGKLSGLFFTGTRP